Proteins from a genomic interval of Benincasa hispida cultivar B227 chromosome 7, ASM972705v1, whole genome shotgun sequence:
- the LOC120080839 gene encoding syntaxin-31: MASVYRDRTSEFRSLSETLKKFGGATAAVNPAQNEPSASTPSGSPAFARSEFSKKASRIGLGIQETSQKIVRLAQLAKRSSMFDDPIREIQEMTALIKNDITSLNVAITDLQTIQNMETTEGNYSEDRVIHSTAVCDDLKSRLMGATKQLQDVLTTRTENIKANESRRQIFSANATRELPFQSQAKTVTQPPPWSSNTSGNAQSSLLSSNGAQVGGQLRRRLAVENMNTPSQQMEISMLQQVVPRQENYSQSRAVALHNVESTISELSGIFTHLATMVAHQGELAIRIDDNMDESLANVDGARSALLRHLNQISSNRWLLIKIFAILIIFLMIFIFLA, from the exons ATGGCTTCCGTATATCGTGATCGGACGTCGGAATTTCGGTCACTGTCGGAGACGTTAAAGAAGTTCGGCGGAGCCACAGCAGCCGTCAATCCAGCTCAAAATGAACCATCGGCGTCTACGCCCTCCGGATCACCGGCCTTCGCACGATCAGAATTCAGCAAAAAGGCCTCCCGCATCGGATTGGGAATCCAAGAAACCTCTCAGAAGATCGTGAGACTTGCTCAGT TGGCGAAAAGATCATCAATGTTTGATGACCCAATCAGGGAAATACAGGAAATGACTGCTTTGATTAAAAACGATATTACATCCTTGAACGTAGCTATCACAGACTTGCAAACCATCCAAAACATGGAGACAACAGAGGGGAATTATTCAGAGGATAGAGTGATTCATTCAACAGCTGTCTGTGATGACCTGAAGAGCAGACTGATGGGAGCTACAAAACAGCTTCAAGATGTGCTAACTACAAGAACAGAG AACATCAAGGCCAATGAGAGCCGGAGACAAATATTTTCTGCAAATGCAACAAGAGAACTTCCTTTTCAAAGTCAAGCCAAAACTGTAACTCAACCTCCACCTTGGTCAAGTAATACATCTGGAAATGCCCAATCATCCTT GTTGTCATCAAATGGAGCTCAAGTTGGGGGTCAATTGAG ACGAAGGTTAGCTGTGGAGAACATGAACACCCCATCACAGCAAATGGAGATATCAATGTTACAGCAGGTGGTTCCTAGGCAGGAAAATTATTCACAAAGTCGTGCAGTTGCGCTCCATAATGTGGAGTCTACCATATCAGAACTCAGTGGTATTTTCACACATCTTGCCACAATGGTAGCACATCAAGGAGAACTTGCTATCAG GATTGATGACAACATGGATGAATCATTGGCAAATGTAGATGGTGCTCGGAGTGCTCTTTTAAGGCATCTTAACCAGATATCATCGAATAGATGGCTTCTTATAAAAATATTTGccattttaataattttcttgATGATCTTTATTTTCTTGGCATAA